A segment of the Delphinus delphis chromosome 20, mDelDel1.2, whole genome shotgun sequence genome:
cccctcccgccccctctgggcctcagcctcctcgctgccagccctgcccacctggcTGCCACCCTCTGACCCTGCGGACCCCCTCTGCTGGCCGGGGCTACGTCTGTCGGCCTCTGGCCGGCCCCTCGTGCCAGGCTTCTGTAGCCCTGGCCAGAGGAAGGTCTTGGTATATGAGATACGGGTATGGGGGTCACACAGAGAAGGTGGCCTTTCCTAGCTGGCTTGAGGTTACCTCTTCCCAACAGCTGGGGTGGAAGGGGCCGTCCCCACCTCGGACCCTCAGCCTGTGGTCCGGCCCTGCAGGCTGGTCTGGCCCGATGCCACCAGCTGGCCAGCCCTGGCGCGCCTGCCTGAAATCAAAGGGGACCCTGCGAGGGGAAGAGGAACAGAGGCCGGCAAAGCACACCTGCGGGGCTGCAGGTGAGGGGCTCCTCCCAGCCAGGACTCACCCCGCAGTCCTGACATCAGGGCCTCAGAcctccacacccacaccccagcGCGCCCAGGGCGCCACCCTCCACCGGCACAACCTCCTGGGAACGGAGTCCGAGGGGAGAGGCGGGGCTACGTCACAGCACGTGCACAACCGCCCTTCTGACAGGTTCAAGTCTCGCGAGAGAGAAAGCAGACTGGAAACATGACGGGTGGGCGCCCGCTGCCTCACGAGAGCCGAATCCCACCTGGCCCCTGGTCTTCTGAAACCCACAGAAGCGAGCCTCTGAGAGGCGGGTGGCCCTGCAGCCCCAGGCGGCCCGGGAGCTTTCTGGAGGGTGAGATAGGTCTAGCTCGATGGTCAGAGTTAGGGCTCCTGCCAGGTGGGGTTCGGATGGGACCTGGTCTGTGTACCGATGGAATCCTTCCTGGCAATACTCAAAGGGTGAATTCTTACAACTCTGAAAAGTAACAGCGATCAACAAACCCATTGCTCCCCGTAGGACCGCAGTTCGGCTTTCTTTGAAAACCTAGTTCCTGAACTTTACATACTTCCAtggtttctcttaatttttttttatttggcgaACATCTCTtctttattatcatcatcatgaaTATCATCATTTGGACCTCTGCAAGGGCTATATACATTCACATTATCGCAGACTATTGACCTCTTCCTCTCGGTGGGGCCCCTGGGCACCCGGTTTCAGTAGCTGGTCACTATTGCACTCCAGTCCAGGGAACTCCTTACAGCCATGCAAGAAAACACAGATGGGAGACCGTGTTTGCTGTCTGTTCTCCCACTGGGTACAGATCAgaatttccttattcttttatttcctccttgagATCGCTGGGGGCGTTGAGTGTGGTGGGGGGACAGGGCTAGGCTTGGTGGGGGGATTTCGGAGAGAGCATCCCCTGAGGAACAGCTAGACAGAAATGCAGGCTTATATACAGCTGATCAAGTCTCCAGAAGGTGCGGGGAGGGCGGATTGCTTTCCTTTGtcgtttttttcctttttctgcagaAGTGTGGAGCTGCAGGAGACACAGGGGCTGGGACGGAAAGACGAGGTGGGCGGGAGGCTTCTCGGAGTGGGCAGCAGAGGTAGAGGATGACAACGAGAAGCAACAGTTGAAGGCGCAGTTGCTGTCTCCTCGCGCTTTGAAACGCAGTCAAGAATCAACCCAAAAGATTGTCACAGTTTCGTCTCAGAATTATGTTCTCTCTGGGAAGGACACGTGAGCACTTCtttttcaccaatggaaagaatGAAATGTGACGGAAATTCACAGATGGAGTGAGGACAGACGAGGTACCCTCCCTGCGCGTGTGCAGACGCACGCTGGGCGTGCCCCGGGTGCACACGCAGACGGGCACGCACGCGTGGGTGCCGAGGGCCGAGCTGCCCACCCCACCCGGCCCCGGCGGAGGTGCTGCTGTCGAGTTGAAAAGAAAGAAGTCGCTTCTTGTCGGACAAAACACTTCAAACCCCAACATCCCAACCCCCCCGAACAGAATCAAAGCAAAAGACCGACATCTGAACAAGCCCAGGCGTAGAGTAAGACAGTGAAATAAATACTTTGGCAGCGACAAAAAAATTGTGGATTTGGACTTGTCGTGTTtgctttttggatttcctttggAGCAGAGGTGTGTCCGGCGTCCTTGGCTGGCTAGCTGGCAAGGTAGTTTACAGGTATGCTTccttcacctttttttaaaaaaactttttggaTTTCTACTTAAAGCCAAACAGTTtgacattaaaggaaaaaaaaaaaaccctgaaagcaAAAATTACTTCTTGAGTCTGAAATTGACATCTTTCTAACCGTCCTCGCTGCACCGGCCACACATCCTGGGGGGTGGCTTCCGGGACACAGCGGCTCAGATCTCCGGCTACAAaagaacagttttctttttcccttttgaatCAGGAAGGGGGAAGACAAACCCCACagttttctttgtccatttctgAGTAACTCTTTTGCCAAACAGCCCCCCAAAATTCTTCAATGAAAATATAAGCCACCAAACAATTAGATTTTTTCATTGAAGAGAAAGTGTGTGAAAgtcataaagagagaaaaatgagaggaaagaaagagggagaggcgGGTGTGGACAAGCCGGTCACCTCCGGCCGGCGTCCGGCCGGCTGCCTAAAGCTCGTCGGGTGGTTTCTCGGGATGCGCGAGAGGTTGAGGCGTGATCGTCAGGTAGCTGAGAAGTTGCATTGATGCAGTCCTGttggttctcttttcttttggagAGAAGCAGTAGCAGCAGTGACTCCCAAGGTTGGCTCCCAGGTCTGGGCGCGCGTCTAGCGGGCCGGGCGGGGCCGGGTGGGTCGATGGGCACCGGGTCCGGGCGGGTCAGCGGGGCGCGGCGTCCAGCGGGCCGGGCGGGCCGGGGGAGCCGGGGCGGGAGGGCCCCGTGGAGCCCGCCTCGCTGGGGCTGGCGGCGGccgggggcaggcaggggcccaGGCCTGGGGTGGCGTCGGGCTGTCCGGGCACTGGCTCGGCCGCTGCGGCCGAGGGGCCCTGCAGGCTCTGGCCGCACACGTGATGATGCTTCTCCCAGTCCTTGTGCTGGCAGAAGGAGCCGCAGTAGCGGGCCGCGTTGCAGCCGCTGCACGTCTCGCTGGCCTTGCGCCCGCAGTTCCAGCAGCTCTGGATGTGAGGGGGCACGGTCAGAGGTGGCCCGGGCCGGCCCCCCAGGTCCCCAGAGTACCCTTCCTGGCTGCGGACCAGGGAAGCACACACTCCAAACACACCTGCTCAGACCCAGCCATGACATCACcgggcaacaagagaaaagcccCAGCTTGCGATGACCCTCTGCAGACTCGGCCCCTCAGCTGGGCCGTTTGGGGGGACGGGCTCCCACAACTCCAGCCCACCCCAGACAGGTTCACGGTGGGCCACaaccccctccctctcttccaggaagccctcctggccTCGCCAGGGCCCCGATACCAGAACGTGGCAGCCCTGGCAGAGTAAAGAGGTGGGCTGtgcagccacagctgctgaggtcCCGTCCTTCCCCTACCACTGGGCCTCTGATCCTTTTTTCTGTAACAAGCGACGACCCCAGCTGCCCACATGAGCAGAAGGTGGGCAGGGATTCCAGCGAAAGGCCGGAGGCAGCAGCCCAGGCTGTGGGACAGGGAAGCTAAACCACCCTGGGAGAAAGGCCCAAGCGCCCATTTAGCCCCCAAAGCCTCCTGCTGGCCACACTCTGCAGGcatgccccccgccccacccttgCTGCTCCCCAGATTCCTGCCAGCTCACTCCCTCAAGGACTGCTCGGACGGACGGTACCGCTAGCGGGCTTCCCTGACGCCCACCGTCCTCCCTGCGCACGTCCACGGCCTGAAGAGCCACAGGATGTCCTTCTGTGTCCCTGCTCCCCTTGCCCCCTCGGGGCCAGCTCAGCACAGACGGCTCCAGGGGCCTTTGGACAGTCCCAGGACCCCTGGAgagcctccccctcctcctggcctctcTGCCGTCCAAGCGCTTCTCAGACAAGGAGAGAACGCAGTGGACGCGCAGGTACCAACACGGTGACTCTCACGCCCCACTGCTCGCCTCTGCTCTCACAGCTTAGAGGGAACCTTGGTGTCTgccagcctgggttcaaatagCGGCCCACCACCTCCTAGGGAGTGACCTGGGGTGAGCCATCTACCCTCTGGAGCCCTCAGAGTccacatctgtacaatggggacacCCACAGGACCTGCCTCACCAGGCCGTGTGGGGTCAAGGGGCCCCGGGGCTGCCCAAGGTCACGTGGCTGGGAAGCACGTGACCGGGAGGCGGTAGAGTGGGGTTCTGGCCCCggactgggtgtgtgtgtgtgggggcagggagggcgggCTGCCCTACCTCGCTGGAGTCCTCCTGCTGGTTGACCACGGTGAGGGCGTCCTCGGAGGCCTGCCGCCGCGCCTCGGCCAGGGCCCGCTCCATCTTGGCTCGCTCCATGCTGATGAGCTCGTGGGCCTTGCGCTCGGCGTCCAGCACGGCTTTCTGCAGCTCCGACATCGCCTGCCGCTTCACCTCGTTCACTGCTTCCTCTGCAAAGGACGCCCTCGGCTGGTCGGCACCTGGACCGGCCCAGAAGGGTCTCCCCTGCCCACAGCCCCGGGGGCACGAATGatagcgggggggggggggggggggggaaacctGCAAAGCCAGCCCTCTACTGTAGTGTAGAGGACCGTCCCCTGGAGGGCGGGGACCGGGCCCACGCCCACATTCTGAATCAACAGGCCCGGGCGCGCCCGCAGGGACCCCCACGCAGACGCAGACGCAGACGCAGACTCAGACGCAGATGCAGACGGGGAGGGCGAGGGGGTCTGGGGCCCCGGGCCACCCCCACTCACCAGCCTTTCTCCAGATCTCCTCGGGCACGTAGCTGGACAGGGTCCGAGGCACGGACTCCCGGTGGACATCTGAAACACAGGAAGGCCGGCATCACACACAGGACGGGGCCCACCCGACTGGGCCATGGGGGCAGGGTGTGTGATCTTGGGGCCCCAAGATACCCATGGTGGAAACCCTGTTATCAGTTGCTGGGCGGGGGGAGCAGGGTGATGTCAGGAAGGGAGACCCTCGGGAGCCGATGGGCTTTGGATTCGGCTGGGAGCTGGGCCGAGCCTGGCCCCTCTGCGTCTCCACGGCCATCATGCAGGGGCCTCCCAGCGCCGGGCCCCTGGCCTATCGGAGCCGAGAGCTGGGCCTCCCAGCGGGTCAGGCAGCCCCTCTTTCCCAGGTTACACGGTGTTGGGTGCTATTTCACTGCAGGGCCGTGTGAGAACGCTGCCGTGGCGAGTGGTGTCCCCGGCCCCGGTGCCCCGCGCGCGCCCACAGAGCACACCTAGCTGAGAGCCCTCAGCGCCCGCGGAGCTGCCGAGGGGCCGGGCGGCGGGCGCGGGGCCCTTCTTGCTGTCCTGGGCGGCGTCACTGTGGCGCCGGATCCAGTGGTTGAGCTCCTCGCGGTCGGCCTCCTGGCAGCGGCGCAGCACGGTGAGCGAGCGCCGCGTCTTCTCGGCCATGTCCATGATGCAGGTCAGGAGCTGCGGGCACGCGGGGCCGGGTGAGCCACTCGATGACGAGGACAGCCGGGACACTGCCCCACACTCCGGGCCCGGCCAGCCCGCCCGCCAGGCCTTCCCAAGGGGGCTCAAGGCTGCGGCCTGAAAACCCACCTCCACTGCCCGGAAAGACACCGAGCagctgggcggggctgggggggcgcCCGGGGCACCACACCGGCGCGGAGGCTTGTCCCGACCCAGGGCTGGGGCTCTCCCTGCAGCCCTCGAGGAGCGGCCTGCCCCGCGAAGCAGACGGGCCAGCGCCGCTCTCTTGGGCTCCCCTCCCCAAAAGGACGCGGGGCAGGGATGACCCTGAAAACGGTGTTAAAGGGGTCCCACCCCCGCGGCCAGGGGGCCTTTCTCCGGGAGACGGTCCGCGGGGCCCTAGAAGGGAGGGTGCTGAGGGGCCGACCAGGAGCGCACGGGCGACCCTAGACAGGCGGGCGCAGGGCCAAAGGGGCGCACACGAGCCCTGCCCGCGCAGCGCCCGCAGGTTGGGCAGAGCGCCTGCGAGTTGCTGCGACGCCCCGTGGCCCGGGCCTGGACACTCACGTTGTTGAGATGCTTCCACTCCTCTGACCACTCGCGCTCCGTGAGCCGGTGGTCAATCACTTCCTCAGGCCGGGACCCGTGCACGGCTGCGGAGGAGGCCGATGGTCAGGCCCTGCCCCCGCTCCCGCGCCTCGCCCCCGCTCATCAAGCCCCGCCCCCACTCACGCCCCTgccgcaggccccgcccccactCACGCCCCTGCCGCAGGCCCCGCCCACGGGCTGTGCCCTCCCGTGGAGAGGTGAGGAAGAGAGCCCAGGGCACTGACCGTATGCCCACTTCCCTGGGGGCTCAGGAACTGGCCTGGCCTCTACTCATGCTTCGGAGCCCTGTCCCCATCCCGCGCTttggccacccctcccccacctccaaatcCAGCCACTCTCACTCTTTCTGCCCCCTGCTGCTGGCATAGTGGCCTCAGACCTCAGTCAAGGGGCTTCCCCGCCGCTCAGGGCCTCCTGTGGCTGCCTGGCTTCACCCATACTTTACTGCTTCCCGGACTCCTATGCGTCCTTCAAAGCACGGGTCCCAGGCTCCTTCCTCCTCAGCAGCCTTGGGCTCTCAGGCTCCCTTAAGCCCCATGTATCTCTGGTTGTGTAGTAACTATAGGTGCTACTTTGCTTATCCTCAGTCCTGCCAACAGACTGTGTCAGTCCCCAGGGCAGGGCCAGTGTGGCCTGTTCACCTCTGTGTCCCCTGGGCCGAGCTCCAGCCTGGGAAGAGGGGTGATCCGGCTTATCTGCTGGGTCTCAGGTGAGCAGGTGTAAGTGTGGTCTCCTGGGAAACAGTGGGGTCGGGAAAAGCCAGAGCCCTGACACTCATTCCCCATGGGACCTGGGCCCTTTGTCTTGCttgtggcctcagtttcccccacccTGCCTGCCTCCCGGAGGTGTGATAAGACTCCCGGGAGACGAGATGGAGGGGAGGGCCCTGGGTGTGGAGCAGGGCTCTGTGCTAAGGGCTTTACGGGTTCATCCCTGCCTCAACCTCCAACCGTGTGTGAGGGGAGGGGTCCTGccgttatttccattttatagatgaggaaactgaggctggttACAGGGACATGTGGACCAAAGTAAAGCGAGGTCGGCTGGAGCTGGGGCTGTGCCCTTAGCCGCTGGCTGGTATAGCTCCAGAGACTGAAACAATGGGGTGCCCACACCCCgtaatcagaaacaaaacaaacaactgagAGCTGAGAAATTCACACCAGCAGGGCAGCGTCTGGCTTCCTCACAGCAGCTCCTCCTACACTTTTTGAAATACTGAATATGCTCATCCCACTGTGACCCAGCAGGGCCCATGCTTCCTGGGCTGGGGTCTACTTAGGCCTTTTTTACCCCCCAAACCTGAAATGCCTACCCAAACTGCAGCAGAGGTGGGAGGTAGTAGCCACAGTCCGCGGTACAGCACCCTGCCCTGCTGCCCACAGAGCTGGGGACTGCACCGACGCCCTGCCCTGCTGCCCACGAAGCTGGGGCCCGCGGTGCACCGCCCTGCCCTGCTGCCCACGGGGCTGGGGCCTGCACCGACGCCCTGCCCTGCTGCCCACGGGGCTGGGGCCTGCACTGACGCCCTGCCCTGCTGCCCACGAAGCTGGGGCCCGCGGTGCACCGCCCTGCCCTGCTGCCCACGGAGCTGGGGCCTGCACCGACGCCCCAACCAAACTAGTGGCTGAGATCTGCCTGACAGCtggtgtttatttttgctttagcaGAAGCGGGTGGGAATTAGCACCTGCCTGACCCGGCTGCAGGGAGCCAGACGCTGTCACCTGCTGCCCGGGCCTGGGCCCAGGCCCTGGAAGCTTCtggggggaggaggcaggggcaAGGCCTCTGCTGACCCTTCCTCTGGGCCCACCATCGGCGCCCTGGGCCTCTGCCTCAGGGGCAGCTGTTTCCAGGTTTCCCGCTGGGGGGGGGGTGTCCCTGGGGTGGAGGCTAATCCTATTCATCCCTTTGACCCAGCACAGAGGAAGGTCAGAAGGTCAGTCGTGGTAGCTAGACGACTCTGGGCCTGTCCGTTACCCccttgggcctcagtctccccatctgtgatGTGGGCACGCTAACACATCACACGGGTGTGTCAGAACACATCAGGGTGCTGCCTTCTAGGACCCAGCGAAACATACAATGCCAACAAGAGGACCCCTGGGACCGGCCACACCACCCCCAGTGACAGCTGGGTCTCAGCACCCACTCTGGGCTAGGCCCTGTATTAACACCCTCTCACCCCCTGAAGGCGGGGCTGCTCTTAAACCCAGCCAGCAAGGAGGAAGCAGGCCTGCAGGGCACGTGACCTGCCCAAGGGCACACCTGCCCCCGGGGCGTGTCGCCCCAGCGCCCAGCCCCCCTGATCTCCTTCCTTCTTGCACGGACCACCCTATACGGATTTGGTGTTTTGGTGTAGCAGGACCCGCCGCGTGCGCTCAGTGGTGCCCTGCTTTCCCTCGGGGCGCCTGGGCGTTGCAACTCCTGCGACTTGGGGACCCCCCACATGCCCGGTCTCTCCCGGCTGCCAGTGCATCCTGAGCGGCTCTAGATCCCATACCTGGCCCTGCAGAGTCCCCAGGACAGGCACCTCTGCAGCCACGGCGCCCACCTGCCATGGGGAGGGGCCCTCCTGGCCCTGAGGTGGCGGCGTCCAGCTGCCCCCCCGGGAAAGATGGCTGTCCCTCAGGCTTCTGGGCGCAGCCCAGGCGGGGTGGGGCGCAAATCTCTCCTCTGCACCCACGTCCTCAGTGCCCATCCTCCCCAGACAGACGCGGCCGGGCAGCGCCAGCGTTCACGAGCACACGGCAGCCCCGGATGCTCCGCCCGCCCCCACCTCCACTCGGCGCACGCGTGCACCCCCGCAGCGCGCCGCTCACCCAGCTGCCGATGGCGCTCCCGCAGCTCCCGGGGGTCGAGGTGGCGGTAGGAGTCCCGGAAGTGGTGGGCCACGGCCATGTCCTCCAGGCGGTAGTGCGGAGGCGGCGTGGGCTGGGGCAGCCCGTTGCTGGGGCTGCAGCGCTGGGCGGGGCTCAGGGTGCACGGCCGTTTGCTGAGGTGGTCCGGGTGCAGAGGGTCACGGTCTGACCCGTTCTCTTTGGTCCTGGTCCCAAGAGCAGGCAGGGGACAGTGGTCACGGGGCCACGATCCGTGGACAGAGGGGTGACGGGAAGGTCGGGGCGCGGGCAGAGAGCGAGTGAGCGAGCGAGGAGGAGACAGACCGAGGTGAACAATGGGAGAGATCAGACCCAGCTGCTGGGGGCCCAGCCCGGTGcgcccctcttccccctcctctgggCCTCCTGGGGTGAGGTGGTCAGGAAGCCTGGGCCTCCTTGGAGAGAGTGGGGGAGACACCCTCCCCCATCAGCAGGACAGGTACCCACGCTATGACCCAGCAGTGCGGGCCAGCCCAGGCACCTGGGCACCTCGGGCTGCTGGACACTCGGGGTGCACGTCCAGAACGAATAGCCAGGGCATGCCGGCCAGGCAGTGTCTGTCCTGCCTCCGCCCCTGTCCTCCCGGGGCATCCGAGTCCTCAGGAGAACCCGCCACAGCCAGACAGGGCGGCCTCGCACCTCAGGCTGAACCTGACCAACCCGGCAGCGGCTGCCACGGAACGCAACGCGGTACCGGCCTGCGTTCTCTCAGCCCCGGAACTGGGGTGCCCGCTAAGCCTCGGCGCCAGCGCAGCTCTCGAGAGTCAGGTAGGGAGAGAGCCGGCCCCTCCACCGTCCCCCCAGGTACCTGTCAGGTGTCCTCCTCTTGCCGTTCTCGTTGACCTCCGGTAGGAGCTCCGAGGAGTCGGTGGGGGAAGAGGCGCTGGCATCCAGCAGGAGCTGCTCGTGCTGGGCCAGGTACTGGGCGGGGGTCTGCTTTGCCAGGCGGGCGCAGTGCAGGAGCTCCCGCTGCAGCAGGGGCAGGTTAGcctgtggggggcggggaggggcttgGACTGGCTGCTGACTGAGGTCAGGGCGCCAGGTGCTTGGAGGTGAGGCAGGGATGCCAGCGGCCAGccttgctgtgtgactctgggcaagctgCACGACCGCTCTGGGCCTCGAGTTCCTCTGCTACAGCCTGGGGATGAGGGCGGGACCACGCCCCCCAGGAGACCCAGTGGTTTGGGGTTTCTCCCCTTCACCAAGCTCCCTCCTGCATTGGCATCTGGAGAAATCGAGGCGGGCTCCTCACCAGGACCCGCTGCCTGCGCCTGAGGAAACAGGCCCCAGACGACCGCCCGCACGGAGAAGGagagtgaggctcagaggggacGGGGCAGCCCTGCACACAGTCCCCGCAGTGGATGAGCAGGACCCCAGCACACCTGCCGCAGACCCCAACGTGCGCTGGCTGGTCCTGCCTGCCCACTTTCTGCGGGTTCCCAGCCCAGCCTTGAATGAAGGTATCAGTGTACCCACGCCGCTCTGGACCGTCACGCGTGTCACCTCCCGGGGTTGGACACGACCACTGGGTTCCACATTTGTGGGTAAGGACACCACAGCACAGGGAGCAGAATGGCACGTGGGGGTGGGCACGGGATTCGAACGCAGATCCCGCCTGTGACCACCGTGCGTAACTGCCGTGCCCTCCTGCCTCCGCTCTGCTCTAGGCCTCCCGGCGAGCACGGCAGGGCCCCGGGGGCTCGGCGGTCTCCCCAGGCTGGGTGGGGGCGCAGCGGCAGGCCGCTTGGGAGGGCCAGAGTTCTGAGTATTTGTAACGAAGGCAGTTCCCCAAGTTTCTCACGGTGTTTCAAAGCCACTTCGGCAGCCTCTCCCGCCTCTGCACCACCAGCCCCCACTAGCGCATCCACCCGGACGCGATCAAGCAGCCAATGTGTTTTTGTCAAGCAGCGCCGGCTGCCAGGCCTGTTCTTTTCCTACTTGGATAGCTGAACAGCGGCCAGCCCGCCATCTGTCGAACACGTTAGGAGCGTGAGCTGGGAAAGGAGGTCCCAGGAGGTCTGAGGACGCCAaacatcctccctccccctcgccagcccctcctctcctggTGCAGCAGGGCGGGGGACAGCACGGGCCCTGGCTGGTTGTGTTAGAGCCATGGAAACATCTGGATTCCTGGCCGGCTGGACCCAGCTGCGAGCCGGGGCCACGGGTGGAGGGCTGGCTGGGCGGGGCAGCATCTCCCAGCTTCCGGAAAGCCCCACCACTCAGCCCCGCACAGCGTCAGGCTCAGGAGAGGGTGCAGGGGACCTGGGGCCTTTGGCTGGGGGAATGGGGACCAGGGCCCAGAAGAAATGCATAGACACTATGGGGGGCGGTGCGCCTCTCCTTCCTGGGCAGCAGCCCCAATTCTGTCTCCAAGGCCTCGGAGGCCTCGCCACTGAGATGCTGGACAGACCGAGCTggtgaatcccagctctgccacctgaaAGAAGGTTCCATGCTGCCCCCTTCACAGACGGGAACTCCGGCCGGAGAGAAGTCAGCGTTTGC
Coding sequences within it:
- the CBFA2T3 gene encoding protein CBFA2T3, with product MPGSPAEVKTQPQATPPSMPPPPPAASQGATRHPPFTPHTNREDGPAMSLPHGRFHGCLKWSMVCLLMNGSSPSPTAVSGTPSTPSGFSNGPATSCTAALSTQQLPPACGARQLSKLKRFLATLQQFGSDISPEIGERVRTLVLGLVNSTLTIEEFHSKLQEATNFPLRPFVIPFLKANLPLLQRELLHCARLAKQTPAQYLAQHEQLLLDASASSPTDSSELLPEVNENGKRRTPDRTKENGSDRDPLHPDHLSKRPCTLSPAQRCSPSNGLPQPTPPPHYRLEDMAVAHHFRDSYRHLDPRELRERHRQLAVHGSRPEEVIDHRLTEREWSEEWKHLNNLLTCIMDMAEKTRRSLTVLRRCQEADREELNHWIRRHSDAAQDSKKGPAPAARPLGSSAGAEGSQLDVHRESVPRTLSSYVPEEIWRKAEEAVNEVKRQAMSELQKAVLDAERKAHELISMERAKMERALAEARRQASEDALTVVNQQEDSSESCWNCGRKASETCSGCNAARYCGSFCQHKDWEKHHHVCGQSLQGPSAAAAEPVPGQPDATPGLGPCLPPAAASPSEAGSTGPSRPGSPGPPGPLDAAPR